The nucleotide sequence AGATTCTATTCACGACTTTGATGCTGATCTAATTGCGGAGGAGTTAAGTGGACCTGAGAACTTCTCCTATAACGTCTCATACATACTGAACCTGCCTGCCAAGCTGTTCCGCAATATTCAAGCCGACTTCGGTATGGGTCCGTTCAAGAAAGAGATGGATGAGCTAGAGGCATCTCGTAATCAAGCATTACCCGGAGCGTTCGTGCTTGCATTTAAAGATATCTTGACTGCGGTAATTGGCTTCATTTTGGCACTCATAATGATGGTTTTTGGTACCATTATAGGCACAATTCTGCACCCCATCGAATCAATTACAGATTTCATTCCTTGCTGTTGGGGGCTCATAAAAACGATATTCTACGCTATAATACATCTATTCACTTGGTAAAAAATTAGAGAGGGACGTTAGAGCATGTCAAAAACATTTGATATTTGGATTGGCGCTTATGCAACTCAAGAGCAAGTTGGCATAACGAGACTGCTGCTGGATAGCGATTCAGGAAAGCTATCGAAGATGGTAGATTTTACAGGCATCGACAATCCTTCCTTCGTAACATTGGATCGTTCGGGACGCTATTTGCATGCTGTCAGTGAGGTGGACGTACTGAATGGTCAACCTGGTGGCGAAGTAATTACGTTCGAACTACAGGAGGACGAGACGTTACTGGAAGAGGCGATGTCGCATCCTACACTTGGCGTTCATCCGTGCTTTGTCGCACTGGACCCTCAGGAGAGATGGCTCGCAGTGAGCAATTATGGAGGCTCCTCTGTTGTCATCTATCCGATTGAGCAATCTGGACTTCCGGGTCCGGTTCACGTTCGTTTCCGTCATACAGGCTCTGGACCTAATCAAGAGCGTCAAGAGGCAGCACACCCGCATTCAGCGGTATTCAGTGCAGATGGACAATACCTGTTTGTACCGGATTTAGGCTTGGACAAAATTATGGTGTACGCCTTCGATGCACAGAAGCAGCAGTGGGTTGGACATGATGCGGTAAGCTTACCTGCGGGCTCAGGACCGCGTCACTTAAAATTTCATCCTTCTCTTAACGTCGCCTATGTCATCAATGAGCTTAACTGCACAGTCACACACTTATCGATCGAGGAACCCGGCAGACTTGTGGCGCAAGAGAGCATTTCGACACTGCCTGCTAGCTTTACGGGGTTCAGTACGTGTGCGGAGCTAGTCATTTCACCCGATGGCAGGACGCTCTATGCCTCGAATCGAGGGCATGATAGCATTGCGATTTTCCAAATTGATGAGCTTACCGGGCAATTAAGTGCCGCTGGCCATGTTTCCACCAGAGGGAAGACGCCACGTAACTTTAACGTGACACCTGACGGACGTTGGTTGCTCGTAGCGAATCAGGACTCGAGCTCGCTTGTTCTTTTCCAAGTGGATGCTGCAACAGGTTTGCCTGTGTTTACTGGGACGGAGTTAACCATTCATAAGCCAGCTTGTGTCGTCATCCGCTAACGTTCTATTTCGTGCCTGTCTCTCATAAGCTAGCTTTAGAATGCTAGGAGGGACGCGCTATGGAATATGGCAAGGCAGTCAAGCATCATGAAGTTCGCATGCTGAATCGCAAGTCGCTCGACATTACGGGCGTCAGCAACGTGGAGAGCTTCGATAATGAAGCGTTCCTGCTCGTCACCGAGTGTGGTCTCCTCGCGATTAAAGGGCACCAGCTTCACATGAAGAATTTAAGCCTAGA is from Candidatus Cohnella colombiensis and encodes:
- a CDS encoding lactonase family protein — its product is MSKTFDIWIGAYATQEQVGITRLLLDSDSGKLSKMVDFTGIDNPSFVTLDRSGRYLHAVSEVDVLNGQPGGEVITFELQEDETLLEEAMSHPTLGVHPCFVALDPQERWLAVSNYGGSSVVIYPIEQSGLPGPVHVRFRHTGSGPNQERQEAAHPHSAVFSADGQYLFVPDLGLDKIMVYAFDAQKQQWVGHDAVSLPAGSGPRHLKFHPSLNVAYVINELNCTVTHLSIEEPGRLVAQESISTLPASFTGFSTCAELVISPDGRTLYASNRGHDSIAIFQIDELTGQLSAAGHVSTRGKTPRNFNVTPDGRWLLVANQDSSSLVLFQVDAATGLPVFTGTELTIHKPACVVIR
- the yabP gene encoding sporulation protein YabP codes for the protein MEYGKAVKHHEVRMLNRKSLDITGVSNVESFDNEAFLLVTECGLLAIKGHQLHMKNLSLEQGIVTIEGHIDSLVYMDGSTGTKSKGLLGKLFK